ATTTGCGGCAGACGCCGCAATATGGCTTTCCTGATGAACAATAGACCGGTCACAACTTTTTCGGTTTCTGCCATATCCAAAAAATACCAACTTGTGATTTGCCGATACTTTTCGCCAGGGAATTGATCTTTGCTCAGCCAGTTTAATGAATTCAATAACGGGCCGACCTAAAGACAGCCGTTTGTTCAAAACTGAAGCTTCTTGCTGAATTGCCTCCAGACGTTGGGCGAATTGGGCAAGACTATTTTCAAATTCATCGGGCGTGAGTTCATTAAACAAACCGTAAAGCAGGAACATCACCCGTCTGCACACTTCGTTCACTGTAAAAGGAACATAACAGGTAAAATAACCGGTGTCTTCTTCCTGCTGAACATATCCGTCTGCGATTGGGCCGCAAACCGTCTTCATGAGCGTTGCCGATATCTGGACCAAGGCACTGCATATCAGGAAATCGGGAAATTCCTTGGCTTCTGGCCGAAAATCGACTTTTCCTGCTCCACACAGCTTTTGCGCAAAATCACCGGGTTCAGGGAATGAGCGGACATCCACATCAAACACGTATTTAAGTACCGGTCCCTTCGCAAAAAGGTTAGGGCCATCATATATCGTAACGCTTTTAGCCAGTAGAATGCTCACAGAAATCCCCCTCTTTCAGGTATAAACTACAGGGAATTTCCGTGAATGCGAACCTTATTCCACCACCGCTCTGCGACGCCACGGCATCAGGCCGGTGCAAGCGCCCTTTCGTGAATGGGTTTCTCTTTCACTGGAAGATGAATGATGGCTGAAAAGGCTCCCACACCCACGCCAACCCACCAAACCGCATCATAGGATCCAAACTGATCATATAATGTCCCACCGAGCCATACGCCCATGAAAGAGCCGAGCTGGTGTGAGAAAAACACGATCCCATAAAGCGTGCCCATATATCGAAGGCCGTAGATATGAGCCACCAATCCGGACGTCAGCGGCACTGTTGCCAGCCACAAAGCTCCCATAACAATCGAAAACAGGACAACACTTGTTGGCGTCATCGGGTAAAGAATAAACGCGGCCGAGGCAACTGTGCGCCCAACATAGATCCAGACGAGAAGGTATTTTTTCGCAAAATGCTTACCCAATGCCCCAGCGACAACAGTTCCAATTACATTTGCGGCACCAATGATGGCAATCGCAAAGGCGCCAAGGGCAGAGGTGGAACTGATCCCCAGACTGCGCATCATACTATCAGGGGCAATGGCCGCACAGACCTCGGTAATATACGCAGGAAAATGGGCTGTAACAAAAGCCAGCTGAAAACCACACGAGAAAAATCCCAGAAAAATCATACAATAAGATGGATCATAGAAGGCCTTTTTTAACACCGCCCCCATACTTTCGTGCAGCTCTGCTCGTGTCGCCATTGGCTGTTCAGCGCGCAGGAAAGGCAGGGCAAACAAGACCAAAAGAATGACCCCGGCAAATACCAGAAACACTGAGGACCAGTTCATATATTCCAACAGGAAAACCGCAGCTGGCGGTCCGATAATCTGCCCGGCCGAACCAGCGGCAGTCGCAATCCCCAAAGCCATCGATCTGTTCTCTTCA
This region of Sneathiella aquimaris genomic DNA includes:
- a CDS encoding MFS transporter translates to MRQSSNLFTPVLIAGCFILMTGFAIRASFGVFQIPIAEEFGWLRSEFSLAIAIQNLAWGVGQPIFGAFAEKFGERRAIILGAVLYSIGLIMSSYAVTPESHQLLEILVGFGIAGTGFGVILAIVGRAASEENRSMALGIATAAGSAGQIIGPPAAVFLLEYMNWSSVFLVFAGVILLVLFALPFLRAEQPMATRAELHESMGAVLKKAFYDPSYCMIFLGFFSCGFQLAFVTAHFPAYITEVCAAIAPDSMMRSLGISSTSALGAFAIAIIGAANVIGTVVAGALGKHFAKKYLLVWIYVGRTVASAAFILYPMTPTSVVLFSIVMGALWLATVPLTSGLVAHIYGLRYMGTLYGIVFFSHQLGSFMGVWLGGTLYDQFGSYDAVWWVGVGVGAFSAIIHLPVKEKPIHERALAPA